The sequence GACAGTAGAAAGGTTCTGTGCCTTTCAAGGACCATCCCACTGTTCACCCTCTATCATTATTTCCTCCAGACAAAGAAACACCCATGAAGCCTGGCCACTGAGCCTGCAGAGAGGGCCATGGACCTTCTAGACCTGTGACTCTGCCCCCTGGACAGCCCCTGGGCAGTCAGGTGTGGGGATTCGGGTCTTACcaaaccctccccccaccctgcctACCCCAGGAGATGATCCTGGCACAACAGATATCCTGGGGGACACCTCAGGCAACAAAGCCaggttgttgttcaatcgctcagttgtgtccaactctttgagaccccatggactgcagcatgccaggattccctgtcttcaccatctcccagaacttgctcaaactcatgtccattgagtcggtgatgccatccaaccagctcatcctctgtcatccccttctcctcctgccttcaatccttcccagcatcagggtcttttctaaagtcAGGGGTTGCTGCAGAAGCCAAAGACACACATCGAAGGAGGCCACGAAGCTCTCACAGCCCGAAACCCAGGTGACATTCCACCATGAGGCCTGTGCTGCATCCCTTTCTGGCTCCCAGATGAGGGTTCAGGGGCCCCCAACCCCATGCCCCTTGTGCTTTCTGCACCATTGACTGTGACCCCCTACTGTCCTGCTATGGGACCCAAGGCTCTTTTGCCAGGACTTCTGGACCCCACCAATAACAGGGGGCATCTGTAACCTAGAAGGGCTGGCACCTGGACCCTTTCCTCCCTGACGTGTGGCCTGAGGGGCAGACTTGTGCTGAGTCTGGGGATGGAGTGGAACACTCATGGACTGGCCGCTCAGAGACCATTTCTGCCACTGGGGAGGGGGACACGGCAGGTCTCTGAAGACAGCCTTGGTGGGCCTTGGCCAGACCCCCTACTCTCAGCCCCAAAGCCCCCAGGTGCTCCCATGCCTGGGGCTCCAGCTTTACCATTCTGTGAGTTGCCTGCCTGGAACCCAGTAACCTGGGCCCTTGTGGGGCCTCAGGTTGGCTTTGGTCCTTGTGATATGGCTCTGGCAGGTCTGTCCAGCTGGCAAGCAGGCCCCACCTTTCGACACCCCATGAGGTGGCTACCAGGGTGCGTACCCACTTCCCCCAACCCAGGCATGTGAAACAGTTCAGGCACACCACCGCCCTCCAGCCTGAAACAGGTCAGCGGTTACCTCCATCCTCTCATCTTCCCGACCACATCGTATTAGAAGCTACTGCTTGATGACaaaatttcccccaaaattaGCAGCTCAGAGCAACTCTATTCGCTCACAAAGAATGTGGGTCAGGAACCCCAGGGCAGCTCTCAGCTGGTTCCAGTTCAAGGTCTCTCCTGAGATTTCAGGCAGGACTTCAGCTGAGGACCCAGGCACCAGAAGGCTGAACTGCGGCTGGAGAAGCGGCTTCCTCACAGGCCACTGGCAAGAGGCCTCACTTCCTGGCCAGGTGGACTGTCCACAGGCAGCTCGGGCATCTCCCACACATGGCACCAGGTGGGTCTCCAGGGCAGCATCGGAGAGACAGCCAGGGGGGAAACTCCACACTATCAAGGCCTATCTGGGAAGCCACTCCGCTACTTTCTGCTCCTTAGAAGCGAGTCCGCAAGTCCCCCCCCGACACACACTCAGGGGCTGTGACCTTCTCCAGCCTCCACCAGCTCCCAGCCTCTCCAGGAAGAACCAGCTGTTCTCCAGGAAGATCGGCTTCCTCACAGCCTCGCAGTCACACCTCCCCAAGCAGCAGCCGTAATTACCTCGTCTGCGCTCATCCTGCACCTTGTGAGCTCCTTGAGAGGAGAATTGAGACTCCCACACCCCAGCTGAGACCCCAGCGGCGCCCCAAGGTGTAAATGCGCTCGGCGGGAACACGGAGGGCGTGGGCCGGGCTGTGTCAGCGGGAAGCCGGCGGGAGCACGGGGGAGGGGCGCCGCGGAGGGTCTCCCGCCCCGTCCCCAGCAGAACATCTCCTCAGCACTGGAGGGGCCAACCAAGCCTCCTCAGCGGACCCCACACTCTTTGTTCCCCGAGGTGGCCCCTCGACTCCCACAGCCGAGGCGGATCGGGCCGGCCAGGCGGCCCACAGGAACCGCCCAGCCGATAGGAGGGAGGGTCTTCACGCCAGACACCAAGGGTGGGGGAGCCAACCAAGATAGAGGGAGGGGAGAGTGAGTTACGGACCCCCGAGGAAAATGCCGCCCCCCCTCCACCGTGACGCCAGAGACgggctggggagcagggagggggtgTCCCCACGCTCTGGGCTCCTGGTCCCATAGAGAATTGGTCCTCTCCTCCAGTCCCCAGACAACCGTCCCCGCCGCCCGGCCCCATTGCCAGGACCCCGGCCCAGCACCGCCCGGCAGGGCTAGTGGGTAGAGTCTCCGCGGGCCACAGCGCCCCTGGTGGTCAAAGTCCGGAGCGCCAGGTGAGCCCGCAGCTTCCCCGGTCCAGCCCATCAGCTGACCCTTCCCCAGTCCCGCCTTCCCCGACAATCCCGTGAGGAGGATTGCGGTGCCTTCTGCGAAAGCAAGGAAACCAAGGCTCGCAGAAGCTGGGGGACTGACCCTACCCagctggtgggggcggggcaagGACCGGGCGGAGGTGCGGATGCAGGCTGGGGGGAGGTTGGGAGCGCggatggggctggaggaaggTGGGGGAACCGAGGTGAGGTCGGGGTGCAGGTGGGGAGAGCGAGCGAGCCAGGGCCCCCCCTCCCCTTCCGAGGCCCCTCGGGCTCCTGGCCGACCCCTCAGCGCCCCCAGGACTGGATGAGCGCAGACGATCCGATCGCTGTGGCGTGGGCCTAGTAGGCAGGATCAGCGCAGCTTCCAGGGGCCTACCCGGAGCCGCCGCCTCCGCTGGGACCTGAGTGCCCCCTCGCTAACGCTCAATGAGTGGCTCCTCCCTCCTAAACTTTACTCTGTTGCTAAAATTTTGTGTTAACTGCTATTTGCTTGTCATTAAAACATATGTAAAACCAGACATTGGCCCCTCTGCCTGTGCCCAAGCACTGCCATCCAGCCCTGTCTCTGACAGGGCTCTCTGCCCCAGGTTCAGCCTGCGTGGTACTGGGCCATTGCAAGGACCAGGAGGATCTCTGAATCTCAGGGCCACCAAAGGAGCAGTGCTGTCTGTCTGTCATCAAACTACCTTGGAGCCACctgaggaaagaggaaggggCGAGAGTGAGGTGGGGGTCTGCTAAGACTAAATGCAGGTGAAGAGAACCCGGCCCCCTGTGGGGAACCGCCCACCAACTTGATCCACAGGAACCACTGGCTGCAGCGGCACAGAGTCAGTGCTTGTTTGGGGAGCAACTCTGTGCTGAAGCAAAGGAGACAGGTCCCAGCACATCATGAACTATTCGACCCCTTCCCAGACTGGAGGCCTCCCAGGAAGACCGTCGTCACACACAGAGCCTGGGCAGGTGAGGAGCAGGTTGGCATCCCATGCCCTAACCCCAGAAAAGCTACTCCCAAACCCCGCCGCAGGGTCAGAAACACCTTGTGGGCAGAGCGCTCTGACCAGCATGCAGGGGTTTATTCTGACCCTCTGTCATGACCCTGGAGACAGTTCAGGGCAGTTTACATGCAGGGGAAATCAAACTCTCGGCATGCACAGATACACGGAGACATGTTACACAGGAACAGGCTGACACATCTTTCAGCATTGGTGAGAAAACGCCACAGTTGTAGTGGCTCTGGTCCTCCCAGCCTCTCGCTGCTGGCGGCACAGAgagccccaccctccccaggaaCAACCCCACAGGGCCCAGAACCCCAAAGCACGAGAGGCCAGTCCAGAGTCAGCATTGCCCCCTCTCTGCCTCAGGTCACCTGGCCAGGTCTGCAGCTCACCTGGCAGCTATTTCAGCAGCCAGTCTGCATGGAGAGCCTTTGCCGAGTCACTGACCTATAGGCTTCATCTACAGACCAGGAGGGTGCTTCTCTAGGTGGCCATGGTGGGCAGGGTCCCCACGGCCCAGAGAGTCCTTGCAGCCTTGCCCCAGCTCTCCTACCAGCTCTGCATACGAAGCTGTCCTCTAACTGGCACTGCTTAAGACAAGTTGTAACAGTAGGAAGGTCCCCCACAGACACCTGGAGGCCTGAAAATGAAGTAGTGATCAGTCACTGGGGATGCAGAGCAGAACCTGGCCCACTACCATCCTTCCAAGGCCACCAGAACAGACAGGGCAGAGGGTTCTGCTGGCTGCACAGCCGCTGACCTCGGATGGAGTCTGAAACGAGGGATCTGAGGGGGAGGCTGAGGGGGGCTGAGGGAGGCCCGGGCACACCAGAAAGATCACCACAgagccctccccactccctgcagcTGAGACCAGGCACAAGGGCTGCTCCACAAATGACAAAGGCCTGCAGTGGTCCTCCTGGGCACCTCGCACACCTGAACAGCCATGTCTGCGGTGCAATGGTTCATGTGTTCTGGAGGAAACAGGCTTGCCAAGAAACCTCCAAAGGAAGTTCCACTCTCAGAACAAGTCCCACTGCCCAGGGATGCCCGCTGGACTCTCCAGGCAGCCCCATGCCTGTCCAGCTGCCCAGAGGAGACACTGCAAGGCTCCCAGCAGACAGCACACAGCGTGAGGGCACATGGGTCTGTACAGCTGCAGTTACACCTCCGGGTGTGTGTCCATCCACAGCAAGATGTTGAGGGAGAGACCAGAAGGGTCCATGAGGCTTGACAATGCCAGCGCACCTCTGGCAGGCAGCTGAGTCCATGCATCTGCCCCCTGCCCTGCACTAGTAGGACCAGGGCCTTGAGGGCGGCCGTCCTGCTCTGACCTGTCCCATGATGGCAGCAGACCCTCCGAGGCCACAGGGCAAGCCATGGAGGCTGGTAGTGCACAGTGACAGTGGGTCAGCCTAGAGAGCGGTGACCTGTGTGAGCTCTGTGTTGGGTGTGGATGGGCTCTGCGGGCTGACAGGCACCATGGGCAGGTCCACGCCTAGTCATGCTGGCCGCGGCACTGTCTCAGCGGTCTTGTGGGCGAGAGCCACGTCCTTGGCAATGCTGCGCACGCGGTCGGACACCTGCATCTCCCGTCGCAGGGTTGATGCACAGCAGAACTTCCGGAAGCAGGCTTTGAAGTTCTCATCCAGGAAAGCATAAAGGATGGGGTTGAGGCCACTGTTGACATAGCCAAGAGCTGTGCAGAAACGCAGGATGGCCACTGTGGTCTCACTGCCCGGCTGGACACCCAGCCCTTGGACCAGCACAAAGACCTGGACAGGCGTCCAGCAGCCCACGaacactgccaccaccaccagcaccagtcGTGTGATGCGCCGCAGGTTCCGGTCCTTCTCCCGGGAGCCTGAGAGCAGGCGGACGCCACGCAGCCGCCGGATCATCAGGCTGTAGCAGATGGAGATGATGAGCACGGGGATgatgaaggagaagaggaagatgcAGACGGCAAACACAGGGCCCCAGTAATCCTGTGGGGTGGGAATCTCCACCAGACACTCGATCTCTGCAAGAAGAAGAGCGGAGtcagggcaggtgggcagggagggagccacccagagccagggcagcagggagctggggaggaaaGGCCACTGCACTGACCTTCATCCTCAACCTGTGCCGAGCCCATGATGGCAACAGGAACACCGACAACGGAGGCCAGGGCCCAGATGGCCACGTTGACGGCCTGGGCCTTGCTGGATGTCCGGACGTCGAGGGCGCGGATGGggtggcagatggccacatagcggtccaCACTCATGGCAGTCAGCGTGAAGGTGCTGGTGAACATGTTGTAATAGTCGATGGCAATGACTGTCTTGCACAAGGCATTCCCAAACGGCCAGAAGCCCAGGAGGACATCTGTGCCCTGGAAGGGCAGTGTCAGCAGCACCAAAGTGTCTGCCAGGGCCagattaaagatgtaaatgttgGTAGCGGTCTTCATCTTGGTGTGTctgcagagaggaaagaaggctTCACTTGGCCTGTGAGACCTGGCAGCAAAGGGCAAGGGGCCCTTCTTCTTGGCCATCACAGGGGGCAACCACTCTGACCCCTGTCAAAATGTAGGCTCCTGGGCCCAGCCCAGTGATATGGAGCCTGGAggcaaatattttaacaaatttttcaAGTACTTACAGTATACAAAACAGTTCATAAACTAAAGACTGGTCTGCTTTGGAAAAGATGAGTGTGTGGGCAGACCAGTATAAGCCTGACCCTGCATGAGAGCAGAGGAAGAACTCATAAAACAAAGAACCTGTCCTCCTCCCTTTTAAGGCTACCCTAAGACCCTTCTTGGACCAAAATGCTGGCCTTCCACCATCAAAGGTTTCCAGGGACTCCAGAATCTGTAAGAGCACACTAAACCAGGCCTCACTGTTGCTTAGCAACTGAGACAGAAAATGGTGACAGGAAGGGGATGGATGCTAATGGGGTCTGATTGTATCCAAGAACTTGGCACAGGGCTGGGGAAATTGTGGGTGCTtaatatctgctgaatgaattAACAGTTCTGAGAGTAGTGATGGTAGTAGTGTTGATGATGGTGGTAATTATGGTGGTAGAGATggtagtgatgatggtgatgatgctgatggtggtggtggtgatggtggcagtggtggtgatagtgctgctgttgctgctactcTTACTGGTGGCAgtaatggtggtgatgatggtgatcatggtggtggtgatggttgtggtggtgatggtggttgtagtggtgatggtggtggtagtggtagtgATGGCAGTGGTGCTGCTGCTACTCTTACTGGTGGCAGTGATGGTGGGGGCAATGGTGGTGATGGCGGTGGTGGTAACTGAGGTggcagtgatggtggtggtggcagtgatggtggtgatggtggtggtgatggcggtggtggtgatgatggtggttgtggtggtgatgatggtggtagcagtgatggtggtggtggtggtgatggtaggtGATGGTGGttgtagtggtgatggtggtggtagtggtagtgATGgcagtggtgctgctgctgctactcttACTGGTGGCAGTGATGGTAGGGCGATGGtgaagatggtggtgatgatggtgatgatgctgatggtggtggtggtggtggcagtggtggtgatagtgctgctgttgctgctactcTTACTGGTGGcagtgatggtggtgataatggtgatggaggtggtggtggtgatggtggttgtaatggtgatggtagtggtgatggtggtggtgatggcggcggtggtggtgatggtggttgtaatggtgatggtggtggtggtggtgatggcggtagtggtggtggtgatggcagtggtgctgctactgctactctTACCGGTGGCAGTGATGgtgagggtgatggtggtgatggtggtggtggtaactgaggtggcagtgatggtggtggtggcagtgatggtgatggtggcagtgatggtggtggtgatggcagtagtggtggtgatggcggtggtggtggttgtagtggtgatggtggtggtagtggtagtgATGgcagtggtgctgctgctgctcttactggtggcagtgatggtggggcaatggtggtggtggtaactgaggtggcagtgatggtggtggtggcaatgatggtggtgatggtagtggtggtggtgatggcggtggtggtgatgatgatggttgtagtggtggtggtggtagcagtgatggtggtgatgatggtgatggcggtggtggtggtgatggtggttgtagtggtgatggtggcagtgatggtggtgatgatggtgatggtggcggtggtggtgatggcggtggtggtggtgatggtggttgtaATGGTGATGGCGGTTGTGGTGGtgatggcggtggtggtggtggtgatggcagtggtgctgctactgctactctTACTGGTGGCAGTGATGgtgagggtgatggtggtgatggtggtggtggtaactgAGGTGGCAGTGATGTTGGTGGTggcagtgatggtggtggtggcagtgatggtgatggtggcagtgatggtggtggtgatggcagtagtggtggtgatggcagtggtggtggttgtagtggtgatggtggtggtagtggtagtgATGgcagtggtgctgctgctgctcttactggtggcagtgatggtggggcaatggtggtggtggtaactgaggtggcagtgatggtggtggtggcaatgatggtggtgatggtagtggtggtggtgatggcagtggtggtgatgatggtggttgtagtggtggtggtggtagcagtgatggtggtgatgatggtgatggtggtggtggtagtgatggcggtggtggtggtgatggtggtggtggtaactgAGGTGGCAGTgatagtggtgatgatggtgatggtggtggtggtgatggtggtggtagtggtagtgATGgcagtggtgctgctgctgctactcttACTGGTGGCAGTGATGatggggtgatggtggtgatggtggtgatggtggtagcaGAGGCAACAAGGTTCCATGTCTATTAGGCTACCATGAAGGAATCTGGGGTTTAGTTCTGCATCTTAGAGAGGGATTAAGAATAATCCCAAAGAGGCCTTAATTATGACAGAATaacaatgataatgatgatggcaCATGCCTGTGCCAAGTTCTTCATTTGAGTTTTATCTCATTTAAGATTTCAAAACTGCTAGTTTGATGCCCACTCTGTACATGAGGATATTCAGGCTCAGAGGATCTAAATGGCCTTCTCAATGCCATAGAGCTGATAAAGGGAAAAGTGAGTCAGAAGAATTAGGAGAGAAGCCACAGACAGGAGAAAAGATTTGCCAAAAACACATCTGATACAGGACTGCTAATACTCAACAATAAGAGGCAACCTggttaaaaaatgggccaaagaccttaacagaacctcaccaaagaatatatacagacagcaaataagcacatgaaaaaatgctccacCTCATATGTCATCAGAGAAATAGGAATTAAAACAACAACGAGATACCAccacatacctattagaatgaccAGCATTTGGAGCTCTGACCCACTAAATGCTGGTGAGGACATGAAACagtacagccactttgaaagACAATTGATAGTTTCTTACAAAGCAGACTCTTTCCATAAGATGCAGCATCACCTACCCTTTGATATTTCcacaaatgagttgaaaacaCACCCAAATAAAAACCTACATAtggatgttcacagcagcatgattcctagttgccaaaacttggaagcaaccaagatgtcctccagtaggtggatggataaataaactgtggcttatccagaaaatggaatattattcagcaataaaatgaaatgagctatcaagccatgaaaagacatggaagaaacttacATGCatattgctaaatgaaaaaaaagccaATCTTAAGAGGCTACAGACTGCATGATgccaacattctggaaaaggcaaaactatggagagagtaaaaagatcagtgtttGCCAGGGGTTGGGAGGTAGCAAGGCTGaggaggatttttagggcaatgaaactaTAGATTGGCATGATACTATAACTGTAGATGAGTGTgcaagctcagtcgtgtccaactctttgtgaccctgtggactgtagcccaccaagctcctctgtttgtagggttttccaggcaagaatactggagtgggttgccatttccttctccaggggatcttcccagcccagggatcaaacccacacctcctacgtcgcctacattggcaggcaggttcttttaccactaagtcacctgagaagccccataatTGTAGATACATATCATTATGTATTTGTCCAAAGCCACAGAAAGTATAACACCAAGAGGGAAACCTAACACACActatgaatttggggggattATGATGTGTTGATGTAGGTTCATCAGTCGTGAAAACGTCCTGTTCTGggagggatgttgataatgggggagatTAGGCCTGGGGACCGGAGGGCAGGGACTATATGGGAAacctctgtactttctgctcaattttgctgtgaacctaaactattctaaaaaattgcctttaaaaagagcagggccaggcttccctggtggctcagtggtaaagaatccacctgccaatacaggagacacgggttcaatctctgatc is a genomic window of Bos mutus isolate GX-2022 chromosome 13, NWIPB_WYAK_1.1, whole genome shotgun sequence containing:
- the OPRL1 gene encoding nociceptin receptor, which translates into the protein MESLFPAPFWEVLYQEHLQGNLSLLSANHSLLPPHLLLNASHGAFLPLGLKVTILGLYLAVCIGGLLGNCLVMYVILRHTKMKTATNIYIFNLALADTLVLLTLPFQGTDVLLGFWPFGNALCKTVIAIDYYNMFTSTFTLTAMSVDRYVAICHPIRALDVRTSSKAQAVNVAIWALASVVGVPVAIMGSAQVEDEEIECLVEIPTPQDYWGPVFAVCIFLFSFIIPVLIISICYSLMIRRLRGVRLLSGSREKDRNLRRITRLVLVVVAVFVGCWTPVQVFVLVQGLGVQPGSETTVAILRFCTALGYVNSGLNPILYAFLDENFKACFRKFCCASTLRREMQVSDRVRSIAKDVALAHKTAETVPRPA